The window CGCTTCGGACTCAGGTACTGCGTCGTGGTCAACCTGACCCGGAGCGAGGGCGGTCCAGTGGCCCCGGCGGACCAGCGCCAGGTCGGCCGCTGGCTCGGAGCGGCGGCCGCGCAGTTGATCTCGGAGATCACGGAGGAGGGCGACGTCCTCGGACTGGACGGCAGCCGTCCGGTGGAGGCGCTCAGCGAGGCGGTGGGGAGGCTGCCTTCCTGCCAGGTGGTCCAGTTGACGGGAGTGCACGGGCCGGACCTCGCCAACGACACCGCGGTCGCCGCTGTCCGCCGTACCGCGGCGGCCGGTGGAGGCCGGGCCTTCCCCCTCCACACGCCCTTCATCCTGCCGGACGCGCCGACGGCCGCCCTCTTCAGAAGCCATCCGGCCACCGCCGAGACGCTGAACCAGTTCGGCCGCGTGACGAAGGCCGTCGTCGGCATCGAGGCGTGGGACGCCACGCCCGCGAGGGTGTACGAAGCCCTGTCGGAGCAGGAGCGTGACGGATACCGGGCGTTGGGTGCGTGCGCGGAAGTGGCGGGTCACCTCTTCGACGCGGCCGGCCGGGTGCTTCCCACCGGACTCGACGCTCGCATCATCTCCCTGAGCGCCGACCAGCTCCGTGACGTTCCGGCGCTGATCGGTCTCGCGGGCGGCATGCGGAGTGCCGAGGCGCTGCTCGCCGTCCTGAAGTCCGGACTTCTCACCGGTGTCGTCATGGACTCGACGACCGCCCGTCGGCTCCTCTGGTCCGACGGACCGGACGACACCCCGCGGACGCAGACCGCGTACGTGGCGGAAACGGTGACCTGAGACGCCGTGCGCCACGCCTCCGTTCTTCGTCCCGGCCGCTTCCGAGCCGCCGCCCCGAACCACCGAATGAGGACAGCGATGACCCAGCAGAGCACCGAGAAGGCCGGTGCGGACGGGGAGCTCCTGTCCGTTCCGGATGAGATCCGGGAGGCGGGCCGACGGGCGCCGGACCACTGGCTGGGAGTGGTGGACCCGATGTGGTCCGGGGAGGGGGAGCCCCCTGAGTGGGTCATGGTCGGCCGGTGGCGGTCGGGGCTCGACGGTGAGATCGAGGAGTGGCAGGACAACCCGGACTACCGGCCGTCGCCGGGCGCGCTCGGCTGGCCCGCGCCGGCGGACGAGGTGGACAGGGCCGTTCAGCTCGCCGTGACCGGCTACGGTCCGGGCGAGGCGGTGACGGAGGCGCTCCTCGGTCGTGAGGTGGCCGTTCTGACCAGTCCCGAGGGCGGCCCGCTGTGCGCCGTCACCCCGGACGGCACCCCGGCCGTCCCGCTGTTCACCTCGCCGGTCTTCCTGCACACCGCCGGGCGTCTGGCCTTCGAGCTGACCAGAGTTGCCGACCTCGTGCCGCGGATCCCCGACGGTCACGCGCTCTATATCAACCCTTCCGGGCCGGTCAGCATGACGCTGGAACTCGACGCCGTGCGCGATGCCATGCGTGACGCGGTCCGGGACGGCCTGCCGGGGCGCCCCGTTCCCACCGTCAGCGGCGACACCGCCCCGGCCGTCCCCGTCGCGTCCGGTGACTGGACGGCCGACGCCGCGACGGGCACGACCGAGGACAACCGTCGGGCACGGAGGACGGACACGTGAGCCGTTGGTCATCCGCCCTCCCCGGCCGGCGGGGCGGGCGTGGTACGCGGCGCGGCACGCGCGGACCGGGCGTCGACCCCAGCGGTACCGGGCCCCAGGGCGTTGGAGGTGGCCTGCCAGTCGAGGAGATCGACGGAGTTCTGCTGGTGCGCTCGGTCGACGACGACTCCTTCCCCTTGGCGACCCTCGAGGAAGTGGCCCATGCCCTCGGCGTCGACGAAGGCATCGTCACCGTGATGGTCGGCTCCGCCGATGTCGGCGGAGCACCGGACGGCGACCTCTGGGCCCGGCTGGGTGCTCTGCTGGACTCCCTGCGCGCGAAGGGCACGCGCCGGGTACGACTCGTCATGTCCGGCGCGGGGGACGATCAGCCGGGCCGGCCCTGTGTGGCCCGCAGGATCGCCGACGCCTGGCAGCTGGAGGTCATCGCTCCGGACGGAGCCGTACTGATCACCCCCGGGGGCGCGCTGTTCGTCCACGGGGCCCCGCAGGCACGCGGATGGTGGCGCTTCAAGCCCGGCGAGGCGCCTCGGAAACTGGGCCCGCGTGCCCCGGAACCCGCCTGGCAGGAGGCGCTGGGCCGTGTGCCCTCGCGTACGACGGGCGGTTGTGTGGTGGACCAGATACCGGCGGGCGTGCTGATGCGTCCGGCCGAGGCCCCCGGGCCGCGCCTCGACGACCTGTGCTTCGCGGTGCCGGTCGACTCCGAACGTCCCACTGTGCTGGTCGGCGCCCCGCAGGCGGAGGACGTCGCCGCCGAGGAGGTGGCCGCCGTGCTGGCGGCGCTGCCCGTGGCGCAGAGGTCCCGTGTCCGGCTCGCGCCGGGGGGCCGCCGTGACCTGCTGTGGCTCGGCCAGTCGGTGTCCGACCTGCTGGGCAGCGAGGTGGAGGTCCTCACGGGTCTGCCTCTGCTCGACGACCACGCGCCGCCCGGAGCGGTTCCCCGGCCGACGCTGGTGGGCACGGACGGGAAACCGGGCTGGCGGCCGTTCGTGTCGTCCGTGGCCTGCCGGCCCGCCGACACGGAGGGAAGGGTGTTCGCCCCGCGGCTGGTGGAGAGCCATCCGCCCGCCTGGATCCCCGGCGGCAGCGCACCTGGGACCGTACGGCTGACGGACCGCTGGCAGGCCGCGGTGACCCGGTCCGGACTCGCGCTGTGGGAACGGGACGGCCCACGACCGCCGTTGGCGGGGACGGCCGTTGACCCGGACGCCTGCGTCATCGAACTGGGTGCGCCGGGACAGCCGTTGGACGACTCGCTGCTGCCCGCGCTGGCCAGGCTCTTGGTCGGCCTCGAAACCGAGGCCGGGGCAAGGGCGACCTTGTTGGTGCGCGGTCGGCTCACCATGGGAGAGGGCGAACTGCGTCGGCTGGCCGCCGAACACGGTGTCGTGGCCATCCGCTATGTCACCGCCAGAAGAGCCTCGCGCCCGCCCACGGCCCGTGGGCCCGTGCCGGCGACCGCCATCACGGCGCCCCCGGGCCGGACGACGGGCACTCAGCTGCCACGCAGTGCACCTGCTCTCGCCGGGCCGGTGGTACCTCGTCGGGAGGGGGAGTCCGGTGGGCAGAACGCGGCCGCCGGACCGGCCGCCGTGACGGGGGCGGACGAGCGTGTCCCACGCCCCG of the Streptomyces aurantiacus genome contains:
- a CDS encoding sugar-binding transcriptional regulator produces the protein MGEHRAEEAPPAPVDKLLAASVARRFYLENQSKVDIAKEFGISRFKVARLLDAAVAHDIVRIDITVPAEIDVPLGRALAERFGLRYCVVVNLTRSEGGPVAPADQRQVGRWLGAAAAQLISEITEEGDVLGLDGSRPVEALSEAVGRLPSCQVVQLTGVHGPDLANDTAVAAVRRTAAAGGGRAFPLHTPFILPDAPTAALFRSHPATAETLNQFGRVTKAVVGIEAWDATPARVYEALSEQERDGYRALGACAEVAGHLFDAAGRVLPTGLDARIISLSADQLRDVPALIGLAGGMRSAEALLAVLKSGLLTGVVMDSTTARRLLWSDGPDDTPRTQTAYVAETVT
- a CDS encoding type VII secretion system-associated protein, whose amino-acid sequence is MTQQSTEKAGADGELLSVPDEIREAGRRAPDHWLGVVDPMWSGEGEPPEWVMVGRWRSGLDGEIEEWQDNPDYRPSPGALGWPAPADEVDRAVQLAVTGYGPGEAVTEALLGREVAVLTSPEGGPLCAVTPDGTPAVPLFTSPVFLHTAGRLAFELTRVADLVPRIPDGHALYINPSGPVSMTLELDAVRDAMRDAVRDGLPGRPVPTVSGDTAPAVPVASGDWTADAATGTTEDNRRARRTDT